In Ammoniphilus sp. CFH 90114, the DNA window ATTCCGGAAAATCAAGAAACTCCCATTTCCTTTATCAGGGGTTGGCAAACGGAAGAACCACTGTTTTATAGACGCAATCATTTTCAATATCCCCGATTACCAGAGGATCATCTTTTTCTTCCTATATTAGGTCATGTTCAGCAACCGAGAATGTTTTCTTATCAGGATTTAGCAAGTATGCCTTCAAAGACCCTAACAGTAGCTTTAGAGTGTGCTGGCAATCAACGGTCTAAATTTGATCCTAGAGTGTACGGAGAACAATGGGAAAATGGAGCCGTCAGTCAGGGAACTTGGAGAGGAGTTCCCTTAGCCTACCTTATAACCCTTACAGGTCTTCATTCCACAGCGAAGGAAGTCGTTTTCGAAGGACAGGATTTCGGCAAACGTGAGGATCTGGAGGGTGTTTTTTATTATGGAAGAAGCCTTCCTCTAACCAAAGCCTTACATCCGGATACGATCATAGCCTATGAGTTCAATGGAAAACCAATACCTTTTAAGCATGGATATCCCTACCGGTTAATTGTTCCTCAGTGGTATGCTATGGCTTCCGTAAAATGGCTTAAGCGAATTAAGGTAATTGATCATGAATATCAAGGGCCGTTTCAAACTATTGACTATCAGTATTATCCTTACCCAGATCTCGATAAGGGAAAAACACCAGTCACCGTGACGAACGTTAATTCCATTATTCAACAGCCGCTTCCATTTCAAATTCTAGATCAAGGTATTCATCAACTTGAAGGATTAGCATGGACTGGGTTAGGACGTATTAAAGAGGTTGAAGTAAGTGTGACTGGAGGAGAAAGCTGGGAGAAGGCTACCCTTGTAAACAGTACAGCACAGCCCTATGCTTGGACACAGTGGTCGTATCTGTGGGAAGTCAAGGAGAAAGGGGAGTATAGAATTAAATCCAGAGCCAAGGACTACAACGGACGGGTTCAACCTGAGAAGCCATTCTGGAATCGAAAGGGTTATGGTTACAATGCGATCGCTGAGGTGAAGGTGAAGGTTGTATGATAGTTCTATTAGTAAAAAATAGAGAGTTGCCTTACAAAAAGGCAACTCTTCTTCCCTGTTTACCACAAGATATATCCCTTGGCCCCAATCGGAGCATTATGAATCATATGCATGACGGGGTAGGTATAAGCAACAAAAATGAGAAAGGCTAGGACGCCTAACCAGAGATACCAATTCTCAAATACAACAGGTGTTCGCTCCGTCTTATCTGCCACTTCACCAACAGGAAACTCAGTCTCGCCCTTCGGGGACAGGAAGGCAAGGTTAATGAAGATAATCAACATCAGTATGATCGCAATGAACAGCAAAACTCCTCCGACCGCCTGAGCAATCTGATAAGGAATCCATTCAAAGGCTTGAGGGGCATCTCCATAAGTAGAGAAGGATGATCTCCTGGGTGCACCCAACAAACCGGCTAAATGCATGGCGCCTGACATGAAAAACATCCCCACAACCCAAGTCACGGTCATAATCAGACCCATTTGATTCATATTGCGAGTGAACACTCGGCCTGTTAGATGAGGAACCAACCAGAAGGTTACCCCAAAAAAGGTTAAAATAACCGTTGTTGCAATGGTTAGATGGAAATGTCCTGGAACCCAGATCGTATTATGAATGGCTTGATTAAGCTGGTGACTCGCATTGACAATTCCCCCAGCCCCTCCCGGAATGAACATCAACATGCCAAGGAAAGGTGCCAAGAAGCGAGCGTCTCTCCAAGGTAATTTTTTAAACCATCCGAACACTCCTGTAGCTCCTTGGGTGCGACCGTACATTTCAAATGTAGCGAACATCGTAAAGGCCGTCATAAGAGAAGGGACGACAACCGCAAAGGTGAGAATGACCTGAAGGTACTTCCAATTATGGCTAATACCTGGCTCCATCAACTGATGGTGGAATCCAACTGGGATGGAGAAAAGCAAAAATAAGATAAAGGATAACCGAGCTAAAGAGTCTGAGAATACTTTCCCTCCGATGATTTTGGGGACGATGACATACCATACCGCGTAGGCAGGAAGAAGCCAAAAGTAAACTAAAGGATGTCCAAAAAACCAAAACAGTGTACGGGTAATTAAGACGTCAATCCGCTCAACTAAACCAAGTGACCAGGGAATAAAG includes these proteins:
- a CDS encoding sulfite oxidase — encoded protein: MRPYLTTRSLIPENQETPISFIRGWQTEEPLFYRRNHFQYPRLPEDHLFLPILGHVQQPRMFSYQDLASMPSKTLTVALECAGNQRSKFDPRVYGEQWENGAVSQGTWRGVPLAYLITLTGLHSTAKEVVFEGQDFGKREDLEGVFYYGRSLPLTKALHPDTIIAYEFNGKPIPFKHGYPYRLIVPQWYAMASVKWLKRIKVIDHEYQGPFQTIDYQYYPYPDLDKGKTPVTVTNVNSIIQQPLPFQILDQGIHQLEGLAWTGLGRIKEVEVSVTGGESWEKATLVNSTAQPYAWTQWSYLWEVKEKGEYRIKSRAKDYNGRVQPEKPFWNRKGYGYNAIAEVKVKVV
- a CDS encoding b(o/a)3-type cytochrome-c oxidase subunit 1; translation: MNDAVRVDPRDARLCMANLYVAFIALALGGIAGLLQVLIRSGSFILPTWLNYYQVLTLHGVLLALILTTFFIIALFFGAMSRTMGPFSNGTRLWGWVAFWMMTAGTAMAGTLMLLNKASVLYTFYAPLQAHTGFYIGLALVIVGSWIAGYCMFYHYAKWKKENKAKFGPLLGFMAVITMLMWQVATLGVATAVIFYFIPWSLGLVERIDVLITRTLFWFFGHPLVYFWLLPAYAVWYVIVPKIIGGKVFSDSLARLSFILFLLFSIPVGFHHQLMEPGISHNWKYLQVILTFAVVVPSLMTAFTMFATFEMYGRTQGATGVFGWFKKLPWRDARFLAPFLGMLMFIPGGAGGIVNASHQLNQAIHNTIWVPGHFHLTIATTVILTFFGVTFWLVPHLTGRVFTRNMNQMGLIMTVTWVVGMFFMSGAMHLAGLLGAPRRSSFSTYGDAPQAFEWIPYQIAQAVGGVLLFIAIILMLIIFINLAFLSPKGETEFPVGEVADKTERTPVVFENWYLWLGVLAFLIFVAYTYPVMHMIHNAPIGAKGYILW